The Merismopedia glauca CCAP 1448/3 genome contains a region encoding:
- a CDS encoding DUF937 domain-containing protein, whose amino-acid sequence MGLFDQILSAVGNPDQQANNDGLANIINTVGQLSGNNGVDPSVVNSALSIVGNHVRSSLQQQRSESGDRQVEGLVNQFAGTGYNPDAVSSIFSGGQLDSLIQSVAGRTGLDPNTVQSLLPTLVPIVLNFIQSGSNSGGGNPVLNTFLDSDQDGDVDIADALGMAGRYLGR is encoded by the coding sequence ATGGGACTCTTTGACCAAATTTTAAGTGCTGTAGGTAATCCAGACCAACAAGCTAATAATGATGGATTGGCTAATATTATTAACACTGTCGGACAACTCAGTGGTAATAATGGTGTCGATCCCTCTGTAGTCAACTCAGCTTTATCAATTGTAGGTAACCACGTCCGTTCTTCCTTGCAGCAACAGCGCTCAGAATCTGGCGATCGCCAAGTAGAAGGATTAGTCAACCAATTCGCAGGTACAGGTTATAATCCTGATGCTGTGTCTTCTATCTTTTCTGGAGGACAGCTAGATAGTTTAATTCAATCTGTTGCTGGCAGAACTGGCTTAGATCCTAATACTGTCCAAAGTCTATTACCAACTTTAGTCCCCATCGTCCTCAATTTTATTCAAAGTGGTAGTAATAGTGGTGGTGGAAACCCAGTCCTTAATACCTTCTTAGATTCAGACCAAGATGGTGATGTAGATATTGCTGATGC
- a CDS encoding YcjF family protein, with amino-acid sequence MGRGSIPPSRLALLIVGIVSILGMMLWLINSLYRLYIQISFTAPFLAHLLLFLLIALLVLAIWAFIHYVGVFSRPSRSRSTSRPLPEIPAVKTEAAESNLKAVRRQVGQIQDEVTKRALLERSREIEVSLARGELLVVIFGTGSAGKTSLVNALIGRMVGKVGAPMGTTEVGETYSLKLKGVPREIVITDTPGILEAGIAGTKREQLARQLATEADLLVFVVDNDLRQSEYIPLESLAQIGKRSLLVFNKIDLYTEVDRDLVLNRLKKQVKGFITSSDVVAIAANPQPVTLESGEPYQPEPDIMPLIRRLAVVLRAEGEDLIADNILLQSQRLGEEARRLLDTQRRRQSEKVVERFQWIGAGVIAVTPLPVIDLLATAAVNAQMVVEIGKIYGCELNMERGRELALSLGKTLASLGIVKGATELVATALQFHVATYLAGKAIQGVTAAYLTRIAGKSFIEYFRHNQDWGDGGITEVVQQQFQLNRKDEFIKLFVQQAIAKVVKPLEAEFEGEDTPEPTKRLSDRPVPKKRIKDDYLG; translated from the coding sequence ATGGGACGTGGTTCCATACCTCCTTCACGGTTAGCACTCCTCATAGTCGGAATCGTTTCGATCTTGGGGATGATGCTGTGGCTAATTAATTCTTTATACCGCCTCTATATCCAAATCTCTTTTACGGCTCCATTTTTGGCGCATCTGCTCTTATTTTTGCTGATTGCTTTATTGGTACTAGCGATTTGGGCTTTTATTCATTATGTAGGGGTATTTAGTAGACCTTCAAGATCTCGCAGCACTTCTCGCCCATTACCAGAGATTCCGGCAGTGAAAACAGAAGCTGCTGAATCTAATTTGAAAGCTGTTCGCCGTCAGGTCGGTCAAATTCAAGATGAGGTGACGAAACGGGCTTTATTAGAGCGATCGCGCGAGATTGAAGTGAGTTTGGCGCGGGGTGAATTACTCGTAGTCATTTTTGGGACGGGTTCGGCGGGAAAAACTTCTTTAGTCAATGCCTTAATTGGACGGATGGTGGGTAAAGTTGGCGCGCCGATGGGAACGACGGAGGTAGGAGAAACCTATAGCCTGAAATTGAAGGGAGTCCCTCGCGAAATCGTGATTACTGATACCCCAGGAATTTTAGAAGCCGGAATTGCTGGCACAAAACGGGAACAATTAGCCCGTCAATTAGCCACAGAAGCTGATTTATTAGTGTTTGTGGTAGATAACGATTTGCGTCAGTCTGAATATATTCCTTTGGAAAGTTTAGCTCAAATTGGCAAGCGATCGCTCTTAGTTTTTAATAAAATCGATCTTTATACCGAAGTAGATCGAGATCTGGTGTTAAATCGGTTGAAAAAGCAAGTCAAAGGTTTTATCACTTCATCTGATGTCGTGGCGATCGCCGCTAACCCCCAACCAGTTACTCTAGAATCTGGGGAACCCTACCAACCAGAACCGGATATCATGCCCTTAATTAGAAGGTTAGCGGTGGTTTTGCGGGCTGAAGGGGAAGATTTAATCGCAGATAACATCCTATTGCAGTCTCAAAGGCTAGGAGAAGAGGCTAGGAGGCTGCTAGACACGCAAAGGCGCAGGCAATCGGAAAAGGTGGTGGAACGATTCCAATGGATTGGTGCAGGGGTAATAGCAGTCACTCCGTTACCTGTGATCGATCTATTAGCGACAGCAGCAGTTAATGCTCAGATGGTGGTAGAAATTGGTAAAATCTACGGCTGTGAGTTAAATATGGAACGTGGAAGAGAGTTAGCCCTCTCTTTAGGGAAAACTCTCGCTAGTTTGGGAATTGTTAAGGGCGCAACTGAATTAGTCGCAACAGCCTTACAGTTTCACGTAGCCACATACTTAGCTGGGAAAGCAATTCAAGGGGTGACAGCCGCTTATTTGACTCGGATTGCGGGGAAAAGCTTTATCGAGTATTTCCGTCACAATCAAGATTGGGGTGATGGAGGGATTACAGAAGTAGTTCAGCAACAGTTTCAACTCAATCGCAAAGATGAATTTATCAAACTATTTGTCCAGCAAGCTATCGCTAAAGTTGTTAAACCTTTAGAAGCCGAATTTGAAGGAGAAGATACACCAGAACCTACTAAAAGATTAAGCGATCGCCCTGTCCCCAAAAAGAGAATTAAAGACGATTATTTAGGTTGA